The Blastopirellula sediminis sequence GAGCAATCGCTTAACTAGACGTCTACCATGGGACAGTCTCACTCAGCTCAGCTTGGTCACAACCATATTTATACGAAACCTCACGTCAGCTAACGCTGGCGTGAGGTTTTTTTATGCGCGCTGCGACGCTGGCGACGAATGTCGAAATTCAACGCGCTGCATATCCTGGCAGTTCAACAGTTGGAGGAAGCAGATCGCGTTTCGCGGCTTCTTTCTTTGCTTCACTCAGCAGCGCAACGGCCACGTTCCATGCGTTGTTTGATGCGTTGGTAGGGTGTTTTTCTCTTCGAGTGAAAGAAACGCCCATTTTATGCAAAGAGAAAAATCTTGTAATATCCAAAAAAGTGCGATTTAATCGAGTCCGCTATTCACATTCTCTTTTCTAGCGGGGTCGAGTCATGTCGCGCTCTCATCTTTCGCGACGAGCCTTCACGCTCGTCGAATTGCTCGTCGTCATCGCAATCATCGGGGTCTTGATCGCACTATTGCTCCCCGCAGTGCAGCAGGCCCGCGAAGCCGCGCGACGGATGTCGTGCACGAACAACCTGAAACAGCTCGGGTTGGCGTTTCACAACTACCATGACACGTTCCAAGTCTTTCCGATGGCCACCAACTGCAATATCAATGGAGCGGACCCTGGCTACTCGGGCAATCGTCGCGTTTCCTGGTTCCATCTGATTCTGCCCTTCGTCGAACAAGGCAATTTGTACGACCAATATAAGCCGCGGATCGAAAACAACGAGTTCCCCGGCGGTTGGCCGACGAACCTGCGGAACGTGGTGATCGACGGTTTCGTCTGCCCTTCAGAGCCGCTCAAAGAAAAAGTTGAGCAACAAGGCTTCCACGGTAGCTACCTGGTCTGCAACGGAAATAGCCACACCGGCAGCGGAGCCGGCATAACCAACGGGATGTTTTATCCGCGCAGCAAAACCGATTTTGCGGCAGTTACCGATGGCACGTCAAACACAGCGATGATCGGCGAGATCCGCTTGCAGCAAGATT is a genomic window containing:
- a CDS encoding DUF1559 domain-containing protein, with product MSRSHLSRRAFTLVELLVVIAIIGVLIALLLPAVQQAREAARRMSCTNNLKQLGLAFHNYHDTFQVFPMATNCNINGADPGYSGNRRVSWFHLILPFVEQGNLYDQYKPRIENNEFPGGWPTNLRNVVIDGFVCPSEPLKEKVEQQGFHGSYLVCNGNSHTGSGAGITNGMFYPRSKTDFAAVTDGTSNTAMIGEIRLQQDSIGASGAGNVVCGGTHDLRGRYHNPYHGNVVFTTMRAPNTPVGDRLQYCNGTEKVPCRECTSSNMETHARSYHPGGAHVALADGSVRFIPETVNQTVFQGMGTRNGGEVFELP